Part of the Dermatophilus congolensis genome is shown below.
ACAGCCACATGCCTCAAGCCAAGCCTGCCGGCCGAAAGTGATGATCCACCGCTTTACGCCCCAGTAGCCCCCCAGCGATCCCCACAAGAACAGTGACAACCACGAACGTAACGATGAACTCCGAGGTATACAGCGAAGAAAACGAATCCGCCCACGCATCCCCCATCTGAACGCGGTACTGCGCTACGAGCGGCTCACGCATAAACAACAAGGGCAGATATGCCCCGGATCCCCACATACTCATGACGCCGTACGCCACTGCGGTAGTTAAACCTGCGGTATATCTGCCCTGCCAGGCGAAGGTATCTGCGGCAAGCCCACACACGATGGCAGTTATCAGGGTCACAGGGTGATGTCCGGCCACTGTCATAAGAACGCCTAGCAGAACCGTCATGAGCGTAATGAGCCCAAATTTCTGGACGCGACTGAGGTAAAGCATGAAAGTAATGCCATTAAGGAGAACAGCAACGGCAATACCCGCAGGTTGCAGAAGCGGGGAAACTGCTCCAATCATGTTGAGACCAAAGTAAACAACAAGGTAGACAGAAGTGAAGATGCCCAGCTGGACAAGGTCGTTAGCGTTCAATCGCATGCATGTTCCTGTCTATGAGGGATTTCTCTTGGCTGGAGCTCTGTCACGATGACGACGCTGTAAATGCCAGCAGCTGGTCTAGGCGCATTCGCACCCAAGAAACCTGTGCGACTGGCTATCCGCGACAAAAAAATCGACACGAATCGCCATACGGCGCCCTGATGGACAGGCGAGAACTCCGCGGTTTTCGCCTGCAGGACATGCAGCAGAGATGGCCGCATCGGGAAGAGCAGTAATGCCGGTAGGGATAGGAACAAAACAGGGGAAGCGATAGAGGGCAACGGGGGAAAGGTGGGGGGTCATGGTTATGTGTCCGCAAAGTGGGGGGAGTTGTGGCAGTGGGGCGCGGTTATGAGTGAGTGTGCGTCATGTGTTGGCAGGGCCGACGCCAGTGGTGAGTGAGTGGGTATTGATGAGGTGGTATCAGCCCCTTGAAGTAGTCAGCCCTGCCCAATAAGCAGGAGAAGTTCTGTGGAAGTGACCAAGTATCCCGTAAGGCTTACCTCAGGCTGTCCGATCACCAATAGCCCCCATTTCAGTCTTGGCTCAACAGGCTTCCCTTTTATGAGAATCGTTTTCACGATTTTGGCCTGCATGTTTCCGGAAGATGGAATGCGCTGCCAGTGAGAAGCCAATGTGACTGACACATTTTTACTGCCCATCAACCCTGCACCATCAGAGCGACAAGACAAATATGTGGGGCCAGACACCGCCCTCAGCGGCATCTCGCCCCACATATAACAGCGACTTCAGGGCGCGCTGCTCACCCAAAACACTACTGCCCTTGGCTCTGGCCCTGGCGAGCTAGCGGAGCCATGATCTGACCCCACAACGGCGCTGCATAGGTACCGCCGTAGAGTTTGTCGTAACTAGCTCCAGAGGTATCGCCAACCCAAACAGAAGCAGCCAATCCCGGCGCAATACCCGTAAACCACGTGGACGTGGAATTGTCGTTAGTTCCAGTCTTACCACCAACAGGAACCCCAGGAAGAGCAGCTTTCTGCGCCGTACCCGCGTGAACAACCTGTTGCAGCGCCGAACGCATGTTTGCCGCTGCCTGACCATCTACAGCGGTATTGCACTTGCTGTTAAACGTGATGTCGACCTCACGGCCTTTAAGCGATTTCAACGGAGTTGGCGCGCAGTGCTGCCCATTAGCCTCAGCCGTGAACGGTGCATACGAGGACGCCATCGTCAACGGAGAAGTGATCGCTGTTCCCAACGTGATCGAGGGAACAAGCTCAAGATCAGAACCATCAGTGTTCTTCACACCCAGTTTGTGCGCGGTGTCTCGCACCTCACACAACCCCACCTGCGCCTCAAGCTGCACAAACGCGGTGTTAACACTCTTAGCGAGCGCCTCAACCAACGTCATTGGACCATCAGGGTCACCTGGAGCGTTCTTAGGCGCCCAGATTTCATTACCAACAGGCTTGCAGGTTTTGAAGGTGCCGACGTTCATCGGGGTCCCGCTGACAGGGGCGTTAATGATGGAAGCTGGGCCATAACCATTCGCCAGAGCTGCCGCCATGGTGAAGACCTTGAACAAAGATCCAGCCTGATACGCAGCTTTCCCACCATCAACAGCGTCAATAGACATGGACTGTGTGGTGCGTCCCTTGCCGTTTCCGTAGGGGACATCCTGACCAATAGCGAGAACCTCACCCGTCTTAGCGCGGACTACTGCGGCAGAGGCGTGCATAGTCCTACTGGGCAATCCGGGGTTTTTCAGGGCCTGGTCAACGCTCTTTTGTGCCTTCACATCCATCGTGGTCGTCAAGGTCAGGCCGCCGGTTTCCCAGGTTTTCTGCCGGTCTTCACGGGTCTTACCGAACTCCGGTGAAGCCAGCAGACGCGACACCGCGAACTGACACATCCACGGTTGTTTGGAGTTGGCGCAGCCTTGATACGTCGCAGTGGGCTTGAGACCAAGGTCAGATTCTTTGGCCTCTTTGTACTTGTCCTCGGGGATCATGCCGTTGGCGTGCATAGCATCGAGGACTTGGTTGCGACGGTTAGTCGCGGCCTTCGGGTGCTTCATCGGGTCATAGGCCGAGGGTGATTGGACCAGACCTGCGATGAGAGCAGCTTGAGGCAAGGTGAGGTCGGATGCATGGGTGTTGAAGTAGCGCTGAGCTGCAGCTTCCACACCGTAGGCGCCGTTGCCGTAGTAGACGAGGTTGAGGTAGTCGGTAAGAACTTGTTCTTTACCTCGGCCATCAGAAAGGTGAGCGGCCAGGATGACATCGTCGATCTTGCGGGACAGTGTTTTGTCTGTAGAGGCCTTGATGCCTTTGGCGGAGTTGTCGAGCTCGGCTTGGAGCTGGGTGATGTTCTTGGCCAGCTGCTGCTCGATAGTGGAACCACCCTGCCCCGTAGCGTCACCACTAGTGGCGTTCGCGATCGCGGCGCGACCAATGGACTGCAAGTCAGAGCTTCCGTGCTCGTAGAAACGGACATCTTCGATCGCGATCTGAGCTTGCCGCATCACCGGAGCGATCTGGTCTGTTTTGACCACGACGCGGTTCTGCCACCACGATTGCGCGATTTCAGTGCCATCTGCGGCGAGGATACGGCTGCGTTCAGGCAATTTGTCCAGCAGCTTCGAGACATCAGAAGTGGGGGCGAGCCGTAGAGCTGCATCGAGTGCTTTGCCTGCACCTGTCGACACGGCATTGCGTGTCACGGGGATGGCCAACAGCGCCACGAAAACAGCGATAACCGCCAGGAAAAACAGCAAGATCCGCTTCAAGCGTCCAGGCAAGCGCCTGAGACCAAACATCCCCAACATCCTCCTGCCCAAGTGGGGGCGTCCTGCAGGACCCCACGCAGCACCGTGTCGCACGTGTATGAAT
Proteins encoded:
- a CDS encoding transglycosylase domain-containing protein, with translation MFGLRRLPGRLKRILLFFLAVIAVFVALLAIPVTRNAVSTGAGKALDAALRLAPTSDVSKLLDKLPERSRILAADGTEIAQSWWQNRVVVKTDQIAPVMRQAQIAIEDVRFYEHGSSDLQSIGRAAIANATSGDATGQGGSTIEQQLAKNITQLQAELDNSAKGIKASTDKTLSRKIDDVILAAHLSDGRGKEQVLTDYLNLVYYGNGAYGVEAAAQRYFNTHASDLTLPQAALIAGLVQSPSAYDPMKHPKAATNRRNQVLDAMHANGMIPEDKYKEAKESDLGLKPTATYQGCANSKQPWMCQFAVSRLLASPEFGKTREDRQKTWETGGLTLTTTMDVKAQKSVDQALKNPGLPSRTMHASAAVVRAKTGEVLAIGQDVPYGNGKGRTTQSMSIDAVDGGKAAYQAGSLFKVFTMAAALANGYGPASIINAPVSGTPMNVGTFKTCKPVGNEIWAPKNAPGDPDGPMTLVEALAKSVNTAFVQLEAQVGLCEVRDTAHKLGVKNTDGSDLELVPSITLGTAITSPLTMASSYAPFTAEANGQHCAPTPLKSLKGREVDITFNSKCNTAVDGQAAANMRSALQQVVHAGTAQKAALPGVPVGGKTGTNDNSTSTWFTGIAPGLAASVWVGDTSGASYDKLYGGTYAAPLWGQIMAPLARQGQSQGQ
- a CDS encoding MptD family putative ECF transporter S component produces the protein MRLNANDLVQLGIFTSVYLVVYFGLNMIGAVSPLLQPAGIAVAVLLNGITFMLYLSRVQKFGLITLMTVLLGVLMTVAGHHPVTLITAIVCGLAADTFAWQGRYTAGLTTAVAYGVMSMWGSGAYLPLLFMREPLVAQYRVQMGDAWADSFSSLYTSEFIVTFVVVTVLVGIAGGLLGRKAVDHHFRPAGLA